A genomic window from Diospyros lotus cultivar Yz01 chromosome 2, ASM1463336v1, whole genome shotgun sequence includes:
- the LOC127794531 gene encoding uncharacterized protein LOC127794531 isoform X3, protein MDEGSSKGDFLGSVVRPSSLRSAAGLKSSLSGRSTPRGSPTFRRLNSGRTPRREDRSSGFNARWFRSNRIVLWLLLITLWAYAGFYVQSKWAHGDNKEGLFGYGSKQNDENSDFEDNHRRDLIADANPKAVKIGNDRNQTTFKNMDVVLAKRESVVPSRKNVRKKSKRSGRRLRSKAHGKQKTTAVINATELEEQEPEIPQRNSSYGLLVGPFGSTEDRILEWSPEKRSGTCDRKGEFSRLVWSRKFLLIFHELSMTGAPLSMLELATEFVSCGATVSVVVLSRKGGLMPELSRRKIKVLDDRADLSFKTAWKADLVIAGSAVCASWIEQYTTHFPAGSNRIAWWIMENRREYFDRSKLVLNRVKMLLFLSEAQSKQWLAWSAEENIKLNSQLAVVPLSVNDELAFVAGISCSLNTPLFSTEKMLEKRKLLRNAVREEMGLKENDMLVMSLSSINAGKGQLLLLESVQMLVEEESSHNVKRRKSVPKSKGVQEQTLKVLIGSVGSKSNKVPYVQGMLSFLAQHSNMSKSVLWTPATTRVASLYSAADVYVINSQDMLKNFDDTGPITEVCLEASTCKGGAFNPPGEFRRSSE, encoded by the exons ATGGATGAAGGCAGTAGTAAGGGGGATTTCCTAGGAAGTGTAGTGCGACCATCGTCGTTAAGGTCAGCTGCCGGCTTGAAGTCCTCGTTGTCAGGAAGATCGACTCCCAGGGGTTCTCCTACTTTCCGGAGGTTGAACTCTGGAAGGACGCCTCGACGAGAAGACAGAAGCAGTGGTTTTAATGCTCGGTGGTTTCGAAGTAACCGTATAGTGCTTTGGTTGTTGTTAATTACTCTTTGGGCTTACGCTGGATTCTATGTGCAATCCAAGTGGGCTCATGGGGACAACAAGGAGGGTCTTTTTGGTTATGGAAGTAAACAAAATGATGAGAACTCTGACTTTGAAGACAATCACAGACGGGACTTAATTGCAGATGCCAATCCCAAGGCAGTTAAAATTGGAAATGATAGAAACCAAACCACCTTCAAGAATATGGATGTGGTTTTGGCAAAAAGGGAGAGTGTTGTTCCATCCCGTAAAAATGTAAGGAAAAAGAGTAAGAGATCAGGACGCCGTTTGCGTAGTAAGGCACACGGTAAGCAGAAAACAACAGCAGTCATTAATGCCACTGAGCTTGAGGAGCAGGAACCAGAAATTCCTCAGCGAAATTCCTCTTATGGATTGCTTGTCGGTCCATTTGGCTCAACAGAGGATAGAATATTGGAATGGAGTCCTGAGAAGCGATCAGGAACCTGTGATAGGAAGGGGGAGTTTTCACGACTTGTTTGGTCCAGGAAGTTCTTATTGATATTTCATGAGCTGTCAATGACTGGAGCTCCACTTTCTATGTTGGAGTTGGCAACAGAGTTTGTGAGCTGTGGGGCAACAGTTTCCGTTGTAGTTCTCAGCAGAAAGGGTGGATTGATGCCAGAGCTTTCTAGGAGAAAGATAAAAGTGCTTGATGACAGGGCAGATCTTAGCTTCAAAACTGCCTGGAAGGCAGATCTTGTCATTGCTGGATCAGCTGTCTGTGCATCATGGATTG AGCAATATACAACACATTTTCCTGCTGGTTCAAATCGTATTGCTTGGTGGATCATGGAGAATCGACGGGAGTACTTTGATCGGTCAAAACTTGTCCTCAACCGAGTTAAAATGCTGCTTTTCCTTTCTGAAGCACAGTCTAAACAGTGGCTTGCCTGGTCTGCAGAAGAAAACATCAAGCTGAATTCTCAGCTGGCAGTGGTTCCACTTTCAGTCAATGATGAACTGGCTTTTGTAGCAGGGATTTCATGCTCCCTAAATACACCATTGTTCAGCACTGAAAAGATGCTTGAGAAAAGAAAGTTATTGAGAAATGCAGTTCGAGAAGAAATGGGGTTGAAAGAGAATGATATGCTTGTGATGTCTCTTAGTAGCATAAATGCTGGAAAAGGACAGCTCTTGCTTCTTGAGTCAGTACAGATGCTGGTTGAAGAAGAATCTTCTCA CAATGTGAAGAGAAGAAAATCAGTACCTAAGAGTAAAGGAGTGCAGGAGCAGACTCTTAAAGTTCTTATTGGTTCAGTTGGATCTAAGAGCAATAAGGTGCCTTATGTCCAAGGAATGCTCAGTTTTCTAGCCCAGCATTCAAATATGTCAAAGTCAGTGCTCTGGACTCCAGCAACTACAAGGGTTGCTTCACTTTACTCTGCAGCAGATGTATATGTCATAAATTCCCAG GATATGTTAAAAAACtttgatgatactggaccgatcaccgaggtctgcctcgaagcaAGTACCTGCAAGGGCGGGGCCTTTAATCCCCCGGGAGAATTCCGACGCTCAAGTGAGTAG